The genomic interval GGCAATGTTTTTCAAGGACCTGGTGGAAAGATTTAATATAACTAATATCCATCTTTTAAAAGCACTTATGGAAAAACTTTTTTCCTCATTTTCCTTAAAAATTTCTTTGAATGCTTTCTATAAACAATATAAAGAAAAATTTCCTTTTTCCAAAGATACTTTATTTTCGTATTACCATTACTTCTTAGAAAGTATGCTTATTTATGAGATAAGAATATTTGCTGAATCTTCTTATAAGAGAATGAGAAATCCGGCAAAAATTTATCTTGTAGATACCGGTATCTGTAAAAAGGTTACCTCTGATGATTGGGGAAGAATATTAGAAAATATAGTCTTTTGGCAGTTAAGAAAAAAAGGAGAAGAGGTATTTTATTTTGATGAAAATAGAGAATGTGATTTTATAGTAAAAGATAATCAAGGTAAATTAACTTCCTATCAAGTAACCTGGGAATTAAAAGAAGATAATGAAGAAAGAGAGATAGAAGGCTTAGTTGAGGCTTGCAAAAAATTAGGAATAAAAAAAGGTACAATATTTACCTTTGATGAAGAAGAAAATAAGATTATTGAAGATATAGATATTCGAATATTACCAGTATGGAAGTGGCTATTAGCAGATCAGTGAAATAGTTAATTTGTTCATTGGTTCATTAGTTTCGTTGGTTAATTAGCTCATTAGTTCGAAATGATAAAATAAAAAATTTACTTGATTGGTTTAATAGTTTATCAAAAAGTTAAACAGAGGGAAATGACAAAAATTAATTCTTTTTACAATTTAGATGTTTGGAAAGATGCCAGATCTTTTACCAGGGAAATATATCAAATTACGAACAATTTTCCAAATAGGGAAAACTATGGACTAAAATCTCAAATTACCCGTGCTGCAGTTTCAATAATGAGCAATATCGCAGAAGGTTTTCATAGATATTCAAAAAAGGAGTTTATAAACTTTTTAGTGATATCAAGAGGCTCTATAGCAGAAGTACAAAGTCATTTATTTGTTGCATTTGATTTAAAATATATCACTAAAGAACAATTTAATGATGTTTATTCTAAATCAGTAGATATTTTCAAACAAATCAATGCTTTTATCAGATACTTAAGAACATGCAAAGAATACAAAGATTATAAAAAAGAAATCGAAAAGTAATTAAATATTTGTGCTAAACTAATGAACAAATCAACCAATCAACTAATTAATTGTATTTTATGTATTTGAACTAATTAACTAATTAACTAACGAAACTAATGAACTGTTTTTGTGAACCAATTAACTAACGAAACTAATTAATTGTATTTTTTGTATTTGCTAACAAATTAACCAATAAACTATATTTTATGTATTTCTGAACTAATTAACTAAATAAC from Atribacterota bacterium carries:
- a CDS encoding four helix bundle protein produces the protein MTKINSFYNLDVWKDARSFTREIYQITNNFPNRENYGLKSQITRAAVSIMSNIAEGFHRYSKKEFINFLVISRGSIAEVQSHLFVAFDLKYITKEQFNDVYSKSVDIFKQINAFIRYLRTCKEYKDYKKEIEK